Proteins encoded within one genomic window of Gallus gallus isolate bGalGal1 chromosome 1, bGalGal1.mat.broiler.GRCg7b, whole genome shotgun sequence:
- the LOC124417681 gene encoding translation initiation factor IF-2-like — MNNPGRPPGCGGQTARGSAKRSAAASARAPGAAGLSPAASGTSQLPGTTRHHPARGAARGRGRGVPGRGARRQVRPRVRARIGVAAGCGARAVGCVRVGFAASDIDRVRGAGEERRRATRDARRARVTSSEFTRGREPRRGAGQEPYPAALSRARPGAAFRKALPAGGSEPTRGWELPGRYGRAAREGSHGVPRPARRPGTALPVLAAFLCGRSGDFPSAGRPAVTSARVRWHRSLRGRVTPRGSSCSSGCGKGTAAAAGGRAAAGGGRPWSPSRGALPAPRCLGTSNRSGTSWLSPCPDPICAAETANALKGGGGEGRGNALHKPRAASLRWIPTVYKEREVAVSRAALRMRGVVVNTCFNLGSRPSITR; from the exons ATGAATAATCCGGGCCGGCCTCCCGGCTGCGGCGGCCAAACCGCTCGCGGCTCTGCCAAGAGATCAGCCGCGGCCTCTGCCCGCGCCCCGGGCGCCGCCGGCCTTTCCCCGGCCGCCTCCGGCACGTCGCAGCTGCCGGGCACCACCCGGCACCACCCGGCACGGGGTGCGGCGAGGGGAAGGGGCCGGGGCGTCCCGGGGCGGGGGGCCCGACGGCAGGTGCGGCCCCGCGTGCGGGCGCGGATCGGCGTCGCTGCGGGTTGCGGCGCGCGAGCCGTTGGGTGCGTGCGCGTGGGTTTCGCCGCGAGCGACATCGACCGCGTGCGCGGCGCCGGCGAGGAGAGGCGGCGCGCGACACGGGACGCGCGGCGCGCCCGCGTGACTTCCAGCGAGTTCACGCGTGGGCGAGAgccgcggcgcggggccgggcaggAACCGTACCCCGCAGCCCTTTCCCGAGCCCGGCCCGGGGCCGCCTTTCGGAAAGCGCTTCCCGCCGGCGGCTCCGAGCCCACGCGGGGGTGGGAGCTCCCGGGGCGGTACGGGCGGGCCGCGAGGGAGGGATCCCACGGCGTTCCCCGTCCCGCGCGGCGCCCGGGCACCGCTCTGCCCGTCCTCGCCGCGTTCCTGTGCGGGAGGAGCGGGGATTTTCCATCTGCCGGCCGCCCCGCTGTGACCTCGGCGCGAGTTCGGTGGCACCGCTCCCTCCGGGGCAGGGTCACGCCGCGgggctccagctgctcctcGGGGTGCGGGAAGGGGACGGCGGCAGCTGCGGGTGGAAGGGCTGCGGCTGGCGGTGGGAGGCCCTGGAGCCCTTCCCGGGGAGCGCTGCCAGCGCCGCGCTGCCTCGGCACGTCCAACCGCTCCGGCACGAGTTGGCTCTCTCCCTGCCCAGACCCGATCTGCGCTGCGGAGACGGCGAATGCCCTtaaggggggcgggggggaag GTAGGGGAAACGCGCTCCACAAACCCCGTGCCGCTTCCCTCCGGTGGATTCCAACCGTATATAAAGAGCGTGAGGTGGCGGTCTCCCGGGCAGCTCTTAGGATGCGCGGCGTTGTTGTTAACACATGTTTCAATTTGGGATCGAGACCGTCAATTACCCGCTGA